A genomic stretch from Shewanella sediminis HAW-EB3 includes:
- the rsmS gene encoding pleiotropic regulatory protein RsmS, producing MSKEENTDKNSGSSIDDAPVDVQLAVDLIYLFESNEIDPQVALSALEIVKSDLMAKLSK from the coding sequence ATGTCAAAAGAAGAAAATACCGATAAGAACAGTGGCTCATCGATTGATGACGCACCAGTCGACGTTCAGTTGGCTGTCGACCTTATCTACCTTTTTGAGAGTAATGAGATAGACCCCCAAGTTGCGCTGTCAGCATTGGAGATAGTTAAGTCAGATCTGATGGCCAAGTTGTCCAAGTAA